The Moraxella osloensis genome contains a region encoding:
- the groL gene encoding chaperonin GroEL (60 kDa chaperone family; promotes refolding of misfolded polypeptides especially under stressful conditions; forms two stacked rings of heptamers to form a barrel-shaped 14mer; ends can be capped by GroES; misfolded proteins enter the barrel where they are refolded when GroES binds) yields the protein MAKDVKFGIDARAKMIDGVNVLANAVKVTLGPKGRNVVIDKSFGAPTITKDGVSVAKEIELDDKFENMGAQLVREVASKTNDVAGDGTTTATVLAQAILQEGMKSVAAGMNPMDLKRGIDKGVRAVVAQIHAFSTPANDTKAIAQVGSISANSDQTIGDLIAQAMEKVGKEGVITVEEGSGFEDTLEVVEGMQFDRGYISPYFANKADTLTAELENPLILLVDKKISNIRELIPLLENVMKSGKALLIIAEDVENEALATLVVNNMRGGLKVCAVKAPGFGDRRKAMLQDIAILTGGTVVSEELGMSLETADLSVLGTAKKVTVGKENTVIVDGAGQKTEIDDRVASIRRQVEESTSDYDKEKLQERIAKLAGGVAVIKVGAATETEMKEKKDRVDDALHATRAAVEEGVVAGGGVALVRAISALDNVNGDNDDQAAGINILRRAMEAPLRQIVTNAGDEASVVVNQVKGGQGNYGYNAATGEYGDMLEMGILDPAKVTRSALENAASVAGLMLTTEAMITDLPKDDAGAAAMGGMGGMGGMGGMM from the coding sequence ATGGCTAAAGATGTAAAATTTGGTATTGATGCCCGTGCAAAAATGATTGATGGTGTCAATGTACTCGCAAATGCGGTCAAAGTGACATTGGGTCCTAAAGGTCGTAACGTGGTTATTGACAAATCTTTTGGCGCGCCAACCATCACTAAAGATGGCGTATCAGTGGCCAAAGAAATCGAACTTGATGACAAATTTGAGAACATGGGCGCACAGCTCGTTCGTGAAGTCGCAAGCAAAACCAATGATGTTGCAGGTGACGGTACTACCACAGCGACTGTTTTAGCCCAAGCGATTTTGCAAGAAGGCATGAAATCAGTTGCCGCTGGCATGAACCCAATGGACTTAAAACGTGGTATCGATAAAGGTGTACGTGCTGTTGTTGCACAAATCCACGCGTTTTCAACCCCAGCCAATGACACTAAAGCCATCGCACAAGTTGGCTCTATCTCAGCTAACTCTGACCAAACTATCGGTGACTTAATCGCTCAAGCGATGGAAAAAGTGGGTAAAGAAGGCGTAATCACAGTTGAAGAAGGTTCAGGCTTTGAAGATACCCTTGAAGTCGTTGAAGGTATGCAATTTGATCGTGGCTACATCAGCCCATACTTTGCCAATAAAGCAGATACGTTGACCGCTGAACTAGAAAACCCATTAATCTTGTTAGTCGACAAAAAAATCAGCAATATCCGTGAGTTGATTCCACTGCTTGAAAACGTGATGAAATCTGGTAAAGCCTTACTGATCATTGCTGAAGATGTTGAAAACGAAGCCTTGGCAACTTTAGTTGTGAATAACATGCGCGGCGGTTTAAAAGTTTGTGCTGTCAAAGCCCCTGGTTTTGGTGACCGTCGTAAAGCGATGCTTCAAGATATCGCAATCTTAACGGGTGGTACAGTTGTATCAGAAGAACTGGGCATGAGCTTAGAAACTGCGGATTTATCAGTATTAGGTACTGCCAAAAAAGTGACGGTTGGTAAAGAAAACACTGTGATTGTCGATGGTGCCGGTCAAAAAACTGAAATCGATGATCGTGTTGCCTCTATCCGTCGCCAAGTGGAAGAATCAACCTCTGATTATGACAAAGAAAAGCTACAAGAGCGTATTGCTAAACTCGCAGGCGGTGTGGCAGTTATCAAAGTCGGTGCGGCGACTGAAACTGAAATGAAAGAGAAAAAAGACCGTGTGGATGATGCCTTGCATGCAACTCGTGCTGCCGTCGAAGAAGGCGTTGTAGCAGGTGGTGGTGTGGCATTGGTTCGTGCTATCTCTGCGCTTGACAATGTCAATGGTGACAATGACGACCAAGCCGCGGGTATCAACATTTTACGCCGTGCGATGGAAGCACCACTTCGTCAAATCGTGACCAACGCAGGTGATGAAGCATCTGTGGTGGTAAACCAAGTCAAAGGCGGTCAAGGTAACTACGGTTACAACGCAGCGACTGGTGAATATGGCGATATGCTTGAAATGGGTATCTTAGACCCAGCCAAAGTCACTCGCTCAGCGCTTGAAAACGCAGCATCTGTGGCAGGCTTGATGCTTACGACAGAAGCAATGATTACTGACCTGCCAAAAGACGACGCTGGCGCTGCTGCCATGGGTGGTATGGGCGGCATGGGTGGTATGGGCGGCATGATGTAA
- the alr gene encoding alanine racemase, with protein sequence MRQTSITIDLAALTHNLQRVKDYAPTAKVLAMVKANAYGHGAVNCLPAVAQADALGVACLQEALELQQAGWQKLMVVIEGAFSLAEWQYCTAHQIECVVHHQRQLDWALQQPAKKGATVWLKLNTGMNRLGFTVGEIKEIAQQLTSSGYEIVLTTHFANADVIDHPNNQQQFELFDSTLQMLREQVNPAIKGSLCNSAGIVNWSDRHYDWVRPGIILYGATPVNHATAKQLNLQPVMHFNASIMAIHTLKAGDSVGYGSRWTAQTAARIGIVSVGYADGYPRVISDDAYVVAAGQQAPIIGRVAMDMLMVDLTHTTEVNLDCPVQLWGNAPSIDEVGGWNDTISYELLSVVTRRPTWIYQS encoded by the coding sequence GTGCGTCAAACCAGCATCACCATCGATTTAGCAGCGCTTACCCATAACCTACAACGCGTCAAAGATTATGCCCCAACCGCCAAGGTATTAGCCATGGTGAAAGCCAATGCCTACGGGCATGGCGCCGTCAACTGTTTACCTGCCGTCGCACAAGCCGATGCCTTAGGTGTCGCTTGTTTGCAAGAAGCGCTAGAACTACAACAGGCGGGCTGGCAAAAATTAATGGTAGTGATTGAAGGCGCGTTTTCATTAGCGGAATGGCAATATTGTACAGCGCATCAAATCGAGTGCGTGGTGCACCACCAACGCCAATTAGACTGGGCGTTGCAGCAGCCTGCAAAGAAAGGCGCAACCGTGTGGCTAAAACTAAACACTGGCATGAACCGCCTTGGCTTTACAGTGGGTGAAATCAAAGAAATTGCTCAGCAATTAACTAGCTCAGGCTATGAGATTGTTTTGACCACCCATTTTGCCAACGCTGATGTCATCGATCATCCCAATAATCAACAACAGTTTGAGTTATTTGATTCCACCCTACAAATGCTACGTGAGCAAGTAAACCCAGCGATTAAAGGCTCATTGTGTAATTCAGCGGGTATTGTGAACTGGTCAGACCGCCATTATGATTGGGTGCGCCCAGGCATTATCTTGTATGGGGCAACGCCTGTAAATCATGCCACTGCCAAACAGCTAAACCTGCAACCCGTCATGCATTTTAATGCCAGTATCATGGCAATTCATACGCTAAAAGCGGGCGATAGCGTGGGTTATGGTAGTCGCTGGACCGCCCAAACCGCCGCGCGCATCGGCATTGTCAGTGTGGGTTATGCCGATGGCTATCCAAGAGTGATTAGCGATGATGCGTATGTCGTCGCCGCAGGTCAACAGGCGCCTATCATCGGTCGGGTGGCGATGGATATGTTGATGGTTGATTTGACCCATACCACTGAGGTAAACCTTGACTGCCCTGTCCAGCTTTGGGGTAACGCACCGAGCATTGATGAGGTGGGTGGCTGGAATGATACCATTAGCTATGAGCTGTTAAGTGTGGTCACCCGACGTCCAACGTGGATTTATCAGTCATAA
- a CDS encoding DUF3108 domain-containing protein — protein sequence MKNSLVKKLLVSTSLVSAMAITAMANAAVAPFNATYNFNIEGKYNGTASRVLTQTGNQYFYNVNASVGKLASAKQTANFVNANGAILPVSALTQYKILGTGRTTTLNFNNAKKQLVTNYKGQNKVIALPQPAYDDLSLEIQIREDLKAGKFRGKYYMADRNTVEAVPFKKSAVTRITVPAGTFDVVRIDRVHDDKDRQTSFWLAPKLDYLPVKVVQNNDGKKMEMNLVKVN from the coding sequence ATGAAAAATTCTTTAGTAAAAAAACTGTTAGTAAGTACTTCACTCGTGTCAGCGATGGCTATCACCGCTATGGCGAATGCAGCAGTTGCCCCTTTTAATGCAACCTATAATTTTAATATTGAAGGCAAATACAATGGCACCGCAAGCCGTGTATTGACCCAAACTGGCAATCAGTATTTTTATAACGTTAATGCAAGTGTCGGTAAATTAGCCAGTGCCAAGCAAACCGCCAATTTTGTGAATGCCAATGGCGCTATCTTACCGGTGAGCGCGTTAACCCAATACAAAATTTTGGGGACGGGTCGTACTACCACATTGAACTTTAATAATGCAAAAAAACAGCTGGTCACCAATTATAAAGGTCAAAACAAAGTCATTGCTTTGCCACAGCCTGCCTATGATGATTTGAGTTTAGAAATTCAAATTCGCGAGGATTTAAAAGCAGGCAAGTTCCGTGGTAAATATTACATGGCAGATCGCAATACAGTTGAAGCGGTGCCCTTTAAAAAATCTGCCGTGACTCGCATTACCGTGCCAGCGGGTACTTTTGACGTGGTGCGTATCGATCGCGTGCATGATGATAAAGACCGTCAAACCAGTTTTTGGTTAGCCCCAAAACTTGATTATCTGCCTGTTAAAGTCGTTCAAAACAATGATGGTAAAAAAATGGAAATGAATTTGGTTAAAGTAAATTAA
- the rpsR gene encoding 30S ribosomal protein S18, which yields MARFYRRRKFCRFTAEGITHIDYKDIEILKQYVTESGKIVPSRITGTSNKYQRQLAVAIKQARYLALIPYTDSQK from the coding sequence ATGGCACGTTTTTATCGCCGCCGTAAATTTTGCCGTTTTACCGCTGAAGGCATTACCCATATCGATTATAAAGATATCGAAATCCTAAAACAGTATGTCACTGAAAGTGGCAAAATCGTACCAAGCCGTATCACTGGTACTTCAAACAAATATCAACGCCAATTGGCTGTAGCAATCAAACAAGCGCGTTATCTTGCGTTGATTCCTTACACTGACAGCCAAAAATAA
- the argF gene encoding ornithine carbamoyltransferase — protein MSTRHFLTLLDFSKEELMQVIKRGSELRLMQHEGVIYQPFVGRTLGMIFEKSSTRTRISFETGMGQFGGHAIFLSPRDTQLGRGEPIEDSARVISRMVDIVMIRTFEHSIVEKFAQYSQVPVINALTDEQHPCQLLADIQTFMEHRGSIEGKTVTWIGDGNNMCASFIHAAHQFGFQLRVSAPYGFEPNADLIKQYSHCVELVEDVNEAVKGSHLVATDVWASMGQESEQNTRARRFAQYMVTRSLLDKADPEVLFMHCLPAHRGEEISYDLLEDPRAVVWDEAENRLHAQKALMEFLLTDKIKLA, from the coding sequence ATGAGTACCCGCCATTTTTTGACGTTATTGGATTTTAGCAAAGAAGAATTGATGCAAGTGATTAAACGTGGCAGTGAACTGCGTTTGATGCAGCATGAAGGGGTTATTTATCAGCCTTTTGTCGGTCGTACCTTGGGGATGATCTTTGAAAAATCGAGTACCCGTACCCGTATTTCGTTTGAAACAGGGATGGGACAGTTTGGCGGCCATGCCATATTTCTATCGCCCCGCGATACCCAGCTTGGCCGTGGCGAACCGATTGAAGATTCGGCACGTGTTATCTCACGCATGGTCGATATCGTCATGATTCGCACCTTTGAACACAGTATTGTTGAAAAATTCGCCCAGTATTCGCAAGTGCCTGTTATCAATGCGCTCACCGATGAACAGCATCCTTGTCAGCTACTAGCCGATATCCAAACCTTTATGGAACACCGTGGCAGCATCGAAGGCAAAACGGTGACTTGGATTGGGGATGGCAATAATATGTGCGCTTCTTTTATCCATGCCGCCCATCAATTTGGCTTTCAATTGCGGGTTTCCGCCCCTTATGGGTTTGAACCCAATGCCGACCTCATCAAACAGTATTCGCACTGTGTCGAGCTGGTCGAAGATGTTAATGAGGCGGTCAAAGGCTCGCATTTGGTTGCCACCGATGTATGGGCAAGTATGGGGCAAGAGAGCGAGCAGAATACTCGTGCACGGCGATTTGCCCAGTACATGGTGACCCGCTCATTACTGGATAAAGCCGATCCAGAGGTCTTGTTTATGCATTGTCTGCCTGCCCACCGCGGCGAAGAAATCTCCTATGATTTGCTAGAGGATCCGCGTGCTGTGGTATGGGATGAAGCCGAAAATCGTCTGCATGCCCAAAAAGCGCTGATGGAATTTTTGTTAACCGATAAAATCAAACTCGCCTAA
- a CDS encoding co-chaperone GroES: MMAIRPLHDRIVVRRSEEEQKTAGGLLLAGGAQEKPSQGEVIAVGNGQIRENGDVRALDVKVGDKVLFGQYAGSTVKVDGEELLIMKESDVLGVIEG; this comes from the coding sequence ATTATGGCAATTCGTCCTTTACATGATCGTATCGTCGTGCGTCGCAGCGAAGAAGAACAAAAAACAGCTGGCGGTTTATTGCTAGCAGGCGGCGCCCAAGAAAAACCGTCTCAAGGTGAAGTCATTGCAGTAGGTAATGGTCAAATCCGTGAAAACGGTGATGTACGTGCGCTCGATGTCAAAGTCGGCGACAAAGTACTCTTTGGTCAATATGCCGGCTCAACGGTTAAAGTAGATGGTGAAGAATTATTGATTATGAAAGAAAGTGATGTATTGGGTGTGATTGAAGGTTAA
- the rplI gene encoding 50S ribosomal protein L9, with amino-acid sequence MQVILLQRIANLGKLGDTVNVKAGYGRNFLIPQGKALPATASNIEKFEARRAELEKIEADELAAANARAEALQDVNVIIRAKSGDEGKLFGSIGTRDIADALTKSGLPVDRSEVKLPEGTLRQIGEYNVDIQLHHDVTTNIQVTILAEDSAA; translated from the coding sequence ATGCAAGTTATTTTATTACAACGTATCGCTAACCTAGGTAAACTAGGCGATACTGTTAATGTAAAAGCAGGTTACGGTCGTAACTTCCTTATACCACAAGGTAAAGCATTACCAGCCACTGCTTCTAACATCGAAAAATTTGAAGCACGCCGTGCAGAACTTGAAAAAATAGAAGCTGATGAATTAGCCGCTGCTAATGCCCGTGCTGAAGCGCTACAAGACGTCAATGTTATCATCCGTGCAAAATCAGGTGATGAAGGCAAACTATTTGGTTCTATTGGTACTCGCGATATCGCCGATGCCTTAACCAAATCTGGTTTACCTGTTGACCGTTCAGAAGTTAAATTGCCTGAAGGTACATTACGTCAAATTGGCGAATACAATGTTGATATCCAATTACATCACGATGTAACGACCAACATTCAAGTCACTATCTTGGCAGAAGATTCAGCTGCTTAA
- the yaaA gene encoding peroxide stress protein YaaA, whose product MYFVLSPAKNLNEKNDLPFDFSQHYTQPALMAHACELMGELKTLAPTDLSALMSISGKLGQLNAMRNQNWRWDTTQPFSTDHADIPAKAALYLFDGDVYTGLAAQQMTKQQVHYLNERLGILSGLYGLLKPLDLMLPYRLEMGTKLKNPKGENLYQFWGDTLANLINQRMAENKYKVLVNLASNEYFKAVNPKKINADIITPRFEDGKDGVYKVVSFYAKKARGLMVRFAAENQLTTAQQLKDFNLEGYQFVENASSTTEYVFRRDND is encoded by the coding sequence ATGTACTTTGTGCTCTCGCCTGCCAAAAATTTGAATGAAAAAAATGATTTACCTTTTGATTTTAGTCAACATTACACCCAGCCTGCTTTGATGGCGCACGCCTGCGAATTGATGGGTGAATTAAAAACATTAGCGCCAACCGATTTGTCGGCGTTGATGAGTATCTCAGGTAAACTTGGGCAATTAAATGCGATGCGCAACCAAAATTGGCGATGGGATACTACCCAGCCATTTAGCACCGATCATGCTGACATACCTGCTAAAGCGGCGCTGTATTTATTTGATGGCGATGTCTATACAGGTTTGGCAGCGCAGCAAATGACTAAGCAACAAGTGCACTATTTAAATGAGCGATTAGGAATATTGTCTGGGTTGTACGGCTTGTTAAAACCGCTTGATTTGATGCTACCTTATCGCCTGGAAATGGGCACAAAGCTAAAAAATCCCAAAGGCGAGAATTTGTATCAATTTTGGGGCGATACGCTTGCCAATCTCATCAATCAACGCATGGCAGAAAATAAATACAAAGTTTTGGTAAACTTGGCTTCCAATGAATATTTTAAAGCGGTCAATCCCAAAAAAATCAACGCGGATATTATCACGCCTCGCTTTGAAGACGGCAAAGATGGCGTATATAAGGTGGTAAGTTTCTATGCCAAAAAGGCACGGGGCTTAATGGTGCGTTTTGCCGCTGAAAATCAGCTAACAACCGCGCAACAGTTAAAAGACTTTAACTTGGAAGGCTATCAGTTTGTTGAAAATGCCTCAAGCACAACTGAGTATGTTTTTAGACGGGATAATGATTAA
- a CDS encoding RNA-guided endonuclease InsQ/TnpB family protein — translation MKTLKLRIRDKHTAKLNRLSGSVNFVWNYVNALSYEHLKRTGKFFSAYDLNEYTKGSGELLGLHSQTIQAINETHAKARKQFKKAKLSWRTNNPNSKRKSLGWLPFKQSAIKHIATHQTSKKGLKSTLQLSLAKGQKLVIDLWDSYNLSLYQINTCELVQDSRNRWYACITVKDYPKQSCGTGSIGIDLGLKDSATTSKGNKLQIKQTLNYAKDLATAQRAKNKQRVKAIHAKIKNTRQDLIHKFTTQLVKDNALIVVGDVRTTQFNSKKGKLAKSVYDAGWFEMKRQLTYKCENAGCRFEIVNERYTTQRCSCCGEITANSPKGRKSLGIREWICASCGTWHDRDINASKNILAVGLHRLAEGIPLL, via the coding sequence ATGAAAACACTCAAGCTACGCATACGAGATAAACACACAGCAAAGCTTAACCGCCTAAGCGGTTCGGTGAATTTCGTATGGAACTACGTTAATGCGTTAAGCTATGAGCATCTTAAGCGTACTGGCAAGTTCTTTAGTGCTTACGACCTAAACGAATACACCAAAGGTAGCGGTGAGTTACTTGGTTTACACTCGCAAACCATTCAAGCCATCAACGAAACCCACGCCAAAGCTAGAAAACAATTCAAAAAAGCTAAATTGTCATGGCGAACCAACAACCCAAATTCAAAACGTAAATCATTAGGCTGGCTACCCTTTAAACAATCCGCCATCAAACACATTGCTACCCACCAAACAAGTAAAAAAGGCTTAAAATCCACCTTACAGCTTAGTTTAGCCAAAGGACAAAAGCTGGTCATCGACCTATGGGACAGCTACAACCTTAGCCTATATCAAATTAACACTTGTGAGTTAGTCCAAGACAGCCGTAACCGTTGGTATGCTTGTATCACCGTCAAAGACTACCCCAAACAATCATGCGGTACAGGTAGCATTGGCATTGACTTAGGCTTAAAAGACAGTGCTACCACCTCAAAAGGCAATAAATTACAAATCAAACAAACGCTCAACTATGCCAAAGATTTAGCCACCGCCCAACGTGCCAAAAACAAACAGCGTGTCAAGGCAATCCATGCCAAAATCAAAAACACACGCCAAGACCTAATCCACAAATTCACCACCCAATTAGTCAAAGACAATGCCCTAATCGTGGTAGGTGATGTTAGAACTACCCAATTTAACAGTAAAAAAGGCAAACTAGCCAAAAGCGTCTATGATGCAGGTTGGTTTGAAATGAAACGACAACTGACCTATAAATGCGAGAACGCAGGTTGCCGTTTTGAAATCGTGAATGAGAGATACACGACCCAGCGATGTTCGTGTTGCGGTGAAATCACCGCCAATAGTCCGAAAGGTAGAAAATCGCTTGGAATAAGAGAATGGATATGTGCTTCGTGTGGCACATGGCATGATAGAGATATCAATGCCAGTAAGAACATTCTTGCGGTGGGACTTCACCGTCTTGCAGAAGGAATCCCCTTGCTTTAG
- the dnaB gene encoding replicative DNA helicase: protein MADDKTKDNDLKTTSLTQHPPHSMDLEKSVLASLMSLEESFDRISDIITKYDFYAQRHQYIFDAISHLANANEPYDATMVMDWLDMQKLLEPAGGSDYLGDILSQSPATLFNLTAYAQRVREFSTLRQIIKAGSHMLELAFDPKNQSVSDILDTVESEIFAINETHSRQSKHKGPTQLSDVITNVVNNIQELKDHPEGMIGLKTPFEELNNKTQGLQAGDLIIVAARPSMGKTTFAMNLAESILFHTDLPVVVFSMEMPAESIVMRLLSSWGAINQTHLRSGQMNEDEWGKLSNAIAHLHAKKLYIDDSTALPPSEVRSRCRRIAKDNDGKLGMVMVDYLQLMKVPGLGDNRVGEISEISRSLKALAREMNCPVVALSQLNRSLENRPNKRPIMSDLRESGAIEQDADLIMFIYRDEVYNENSDAKGTAEIIIGKQRNGPIGTVRLSFEGQFTRFGNLTPEFYQTASFSEPDE, encoded by the coding sequence ATGGCAGACGATAAAACCAAAGACAACGATCTTAAGACTACTTCGCTGACCCAGCACCCACCGCACAGTATGGACTTAGAAAAGTCCGTCCTAGCGTCGCTGATGAGCCTTGAAGAGTCGTTTGATCGCATCTCAGATATTATTACCAAATATGATTTTTATGCACAGCGCCATCAATATATTTTTGATGCCATCTCTCATCTTGCCAATGCCAATGAGCCGTATGATGCCACCATGGTGATGGACTGGCTCGATATGCAAAAACTGCTTGAGCCTGCGGGGGGTAGCGATTATCTAGGCGATATCCTATCACAAAGCCCAGCGACGCTGTTTAACTTGACTGCTTATGCGCAGCGGGTCAGGGAATTTTCGACTTTACGCCAAATCATCAAAGCCGGCAGTCATATGCTAGAGCTTGCCTTTGACCCAAAAAATCAAAGTGTCAGTGATATTTTAGACACCGTTGAAAGCGAAATTTTTGCCATCAATGAAACCCATAGCCGCCAGTCAAAACACAAGGGTCCTACCCAACTAAGCGATGTTATCACCAATGTCGTCAACAATATCCAAGAACTTAAAGACCATCCTGAAGGGATGATTGGGCTTAAGACCCCGTTTGAAGAACTCAATAACAAAACCCAAGGGCTACAAGCGGGCGATCTCATTATCGTGGCAGCGCGTCCTTCGATGGGTAAAACCACATTTGCGATGAATTTGGCAGAGAGTATTTTATTTCATACCGATTTACCTGTGGTGGTGTTTTCAATGGAAATGCCTGCCGAGTCAATTGTGATGCGTCTATTGTCCTCTTGGGGGGCTATCAACCAAACCCATTTGCGCTCAGGTCAAATGAACGAAGATGAATGGGGTAAACTTTCCAATGCCATCGCCCATCTGCATGCTAAAAAATTGTATATCGATGACAGTACGGCACTGCCGCCATCTGAGGTTCGTTCGCGCTGTCGCCGTATTGCCAAAGACAATGATGGCAAACTTGGGATGGTAATGGTCGACTATCTACAACTGATGAAAGTGCCAGGCTTGGGCGACAACCGCGTGGGTGAGATTTCGGAGATTTCACGAAGCTTAAAAGCGCTTGCCCGTGAGATGAATTGCCCGGTGGTCGCTTTATCACAGCTGAATCGAAGTTTGGAGAATCGACCCAACAAACGCCCGATTATGTCGGACTTACGCGAATCGGGTGCCATTGAGCAGGATGCCGATTTGATTATGTTCATTTATCGTGATGAGGTTTATAATGAAAATAGCGATGCTAAAGGCACAGCTGAAATCATTATCGGTAAACAGCGTAATGGACCTATTGGGACAGTGCGCCTATCCTTTGAAGGGCAATTTACCCGTTTTGGTAACCTAACCCCTGAATTTTACCAAACCGCTTCCTTTAGCGAACCTGATGAATAA
- the rpsF gene encoding 30S ribosomal protein S6: MRHYELVLLVHPDQSDQVVGMVERYINLVKEQGGAIHRLEDWGRRQLAYPINKVHKAHYVLLNIEAGQQTLDELEELFRYNDAIIRSLVIRRDEAITEESPLAKSAEEKRARKASRRNDTAQDDYQSNDDESEVDAEDNNDE; this comes from the coding sequence ATGAGACATTATGAACTGGTATTATTGGTTCACCCAGACCAAAGCGACCAAGTGGTTGGCATGGTTGAGCGCTATATCAACTTAGTAAAAGAACAAGGTGGTGCTATCCATCGCCTAGAAGATTGGGGTCGTCGTCAGTTAGCTTACCCAATCAACAAAGTTCACAAAGCTCACTATGTGCTATTAAATATTGAAGCGGGTCAACAAACGCTTGATGAGCTTGAAGAATTATTCCGTTATAACGATGCTATCATCCGTAGCTTAGTTATCCGTCGTGACGAAGCGATTACTGAAGAATCACCATTAGCAAAAAGTGCTGAAGAAAAACGTGCTCGTAAAGCTTCACGCCGTAACGATACAGCTCAAGATGACTATCAATCAAATGATGATGAGTCAGAAGTTGATGCTGAAGACAACAACGACGAATAA
- a CDS encoding IS5 family transposase, with amino-acid sequence MAWKQTGQLSLADSLINHHKAIEELDELHNLINWQAIEHTLRHVHSSDRGESAFHPVIMFKILLLQKLYNLSDPAMEKQLARDLLFRRFVGLSLTDNVPDHSTIWRYHKHLGELGLIEPLFNQINKQLAEQNIIIKAGSVSIIDASIVEAKNKRAKKGKHTDNTQDNEAAYVSKKDSTGKVKTTYGYKIHLNCDEDSFVKKVQTTPANVHDSQCFTTLLTGDESAVYADSAYKSQAHDDYLAEHEPPINNHIHDRAWRNTPLTEQQKRTNTQKSQTRNTVERVFGHFKLHYGMSKARHLGLMQFHTSTLLASIVHNLKTALSLKRKYGLP; translated from the coding sequence ATGGCATGGAAACAAACAGGGCAACTGTCCCTAGCAGACAGTCTAATCAATCACCACAAAGCCATTGAAGAACTCGATGAACTACACAACCTCATCAACTGGCAAGCTATCGAACACACCCTACGCCATGTCCATAGCAGTGACCGTGGCGAAAGTGCCTTTCATCCTGTCATCATGTTTAAAATCTTACTACTACAAAAACTCTATAACCTATCCGACCCAGCCATGGAAAAACAACTGGCTCGAGACTTACTATTTCGTCGATTCGTTGGCTTATCACTAACTGACAACGTACCCGACCACAGCACCATCTGGCGATACCACAAACACTTAGGTGAACTTGGACTCATTGAACCCTTATTCAACCAAATCAATAAGCAACTAGCCGAGCAAAATATCATCATCAAAGCAGGCAGTGTTAGCATCATTGATGCCAGTATCGTTGAAGCCAAAAACAAACGAGCTAAAAAAGGCAAACATACCGACAATACCCAAGATAACGAAGCTGCCTACGTCAGTAAAAAAGACAGCACAGGCAAAGTAAAAACCACCTACGGCTATAAAATCCATCTTAACTGTGATGAAGACAGCTTTGTCAAAAAAGTTCAAACCACCCCTGCTAATGTCCATGATTCACAATGTTTTACCACGCTTTTAACAGGTGATGAATCTGCCGTTTACGCCGACAGTGCGTATAAAAGCCAAGCCCATGACGACTATCTTGCCGAGCATGAGCCACCTATCAACAATCATATCCATGATAGGGCATGGCGTAATACACCACTTACCGAACAACAAAAACGTACCAATACCCAAAAGAGCCAAACCAGAAATACGGTAGAACGGGTATTCGGTCATTTTAAATTGCATTATGGGATGAGCAAGGCTCGTCATCTTGGCTTAATGCAATTTCATACCAGTACCTTGCTTGCTAGCATTGTGCATAATTTAAAAACCGCCCTAAGCTTGAAACGAAAATACGGACTGCCTTAG